The following proteins are co-located in the Gossypium hirsutum isolate 1008001.06 chromosome A02, Gossypium_hirsutum_v2.1, whole genome shotgun sequence genome:
- the LOC107941612 gene encoding ATP sulfurylase 1, chloroplastic has translation MASTIFIQTPFQSKSLNKSLNTHFVPSFKLPVSLSFKPRTAAFSKRVHIRAGLIEPDGGKLVDLHVSKPERELKKREAASLPKVKLTPIDVQWVHVLSEGWASPLTGFMRESEFLQTLHFNSLRLDDGSFVNMSVPIVLAIDDLQKASIGESNRVALLDSDDKLIAILTDIEIYKHPKEERIARTWGTTAPGLPYVEETITNAGNWLIGGDLEVIAPIKYNDGLDRFRLSPVELRKEFERRNADAVFAFQLRNPVHNGHALLMTDTRRRLLEMGYKNPILLLHPLGGYTKADDVPLSWRMKQHEKVLEDGVLDPETTVVSIFPSPMHYAGPTEVQWHAKARINAGANFYIVGRDPAGMGHPVEKRDLYDADHGKKVLSMAPGLERLNILPFRVAAYDNTQGKMAFFDPSRAQDFLFISGTKMRTLAKNKENPPAGFMCPGGWEVLVEYYASLTPSDNDRIPQPVAA, from the exons ATGGCTTCCACCATCTTCATTCAAACTCCGTTTCAATCCAAATCTTTGAACAAATCCTTGAATACCCATTTTGTTCCTTCCTTTAAACTCCCTGTTTCCCTCTCTTTCAAACCCCGGACCGCTGCCTTCTCCAAACGCGTCCATATCCGAGCTGGTTTGATCGAACCGGACGGTGGGAAACTTGTCGACCTCCACGTGTCGAAACCGGAGCGGGAGTTGAAGAAGCGGGAAGCGGCTTCGTTGCCCAAGGTGAAGCTTACTCCGATCGACGTGCAATGGGTTCACGTTTTGAGTGAAGGCTGGGCTAGCCCGTTAACCGGGTTTATGAGGGAATCTGAGTTCCTCCAAACTCTTCATTTTAACTCGCTCCGGCTCGACGATGGTTCCTTCGTCAATATGTCGGTCCCGATTGTATTGGCTATCGACGATTTGCAAAAAGCGAGTATCGGTGAGTCCAACAGAGTCGCTCTCCTTGACTCGGATGATAAACTCATCGCCATCCTCACCGA CATTGAGATTTACAAGCACCCTAAGGAAGAAAGGATAGCAAGGACTTGGGGGACTACAGCCCCTGGTTTACCATACGTTGAAGAAACAATAACAAATGCTGGAAATTGGTTGATTGGAGGCGACTTGGAGGTTATAGCTCCGATCAAGTACAACGACGGTCTCGATCGGTTTCGGTTGTCTCCGGTGGAACTCCGTAAAGAGTTTGAGAGGCGCAATGCCGATGCCGTGTTTGCTTTCCAGCTTCGGAATCCTGTTCATAATGGTCACGCTTTGTTGATGACCGATACTCGTCGGCGGCTTCTCGAGATGGGTTATAAGAATCCCATTCTTTTGCTTCATCCATTGGGAGGTTACACTAAGGCAGATGATGTTCCTCTTAGTTGGCGAATGAAACAGCACGAGAAG gtgCTTGAGGATGGTGTTCTTGATCCTGAAACAACTGTAGTATCTATATTCCCATCTCCAATGCACTATGCTGGTCCAACTGAAGTGCAGTGGCATGCTAAGGCTCGGATTAATGCCGGAGCCAATTTTTACATTGTCGGTAGAGATCCGGCTGGAATGGGTCATCCGGTTGAGAAGAGAGATTTATATGATGCTGATCATGGGAAGAAGGTCTTGAGCATGGCTCCTGGACTTGAGCGGCTGAACATCCTTCCTTTCAGG GTTGCTGCATATGATAATACCCAAGGTAAAATGGCGTTCTTCGATCCCTCGAGGGCTCAAGACTTCCTCTTCATATCAGGCACCAAG ATGCGGACATTAGCAAAGAACAAAGAGAACCCTCCTGCAGGATTTATGTGCCCTGGCGGCTGGGAAGTGTTGGTCGAGTATTATGCCAGCTTAACACCATCGGACAACGACAGAATACCGCAACCCGTTGCTGCTTAG